One segment of Solanum stenotomum isolate F172 chromosome 1, ASM1918654v1, whole genome shotgun sequence DNA contains the following:
- the LOC125853868 gene encoding DNA-directed RNA polymerase V subunit 1 isoform X1, protein MEESLSSKVSDGIVKRIKFGLATPQEICKSSISDCPITHPSLLLNPFLGLPLEAGRCESCGTAEPGQCEGHFGYIELPIPIYHPDHVSELKKMLSLLCLKCLKMKNRKFQVKNAGVLERMLSSCCEDVAQVSVNEGKTSDGASYLELKVPKNAAKLQEWNFLEKYGYRYGDGYSRPLLPSEVLAILRRIREDTRKKLSAKGYFPQEGYILQYLPVPPNCLSVPDISDGNNIMSSDHSITMLRKVLRQIDIIKSSRSGTPNFEAHEVEANDLQAAIVQYLQFRGTGKASRDVDKRFGIHKEAVDTTTKAWLEKMKTLFIRKGSGFSSRSVITGDPYKGVGEIGLPCEIAQKITFEERVSQHNMAYLQKLVDEKLCLTYKDGSSTYSLREGSKGHTFLRPGQIVHRRIMDGDIVFINRPPTTHKHSLQALSVYVHDDHTVKINPLMCGPLSADFDGDCIHLFYPQSLSAKAEVVELFAVGKQLLSSHTGNFNLQLATDSLLSLKLMFSNYFFDKAAAQQLAMFLPMALPDSAVVDVRKSGAMWTTLQILGAALPDGFDSCGETHTIGKSQFLGIDYNRDLISSILNDVITSIYFMKGPNDVLKFFNSLQPLLMENLCTEGFSISLRDFYMSKAVRDGIQERIQCMSKLLHNLRSSYNESVEVQLEHHLRNEKLPVIDFVLKSSGMGVLIDSKSESAFNKVVQQIGFLGLQISDRGKFYTKTLVYDMARLFQKKYPSVGTNPSEEFGLVRSCLFYGLDPYQEMIHSISSREVIVRSTRGLTEPGTLFKNLMAILRDVVICYDGTVRNVSSNSIIQFEYGASGGSNLPSEFCAGDPVGVLAATAMSNPAYKAVLDSSPSSNSSWEMMKEILLCGVSFKNDVSDRRVILYLNDCGCRRGYCREKAAYVVKNHLSKVCLKDAADEFLIEYAGQQAGYENSETGTGLIGHIRLNQGQLENLGISVLEVHERCQENISSFQKKKKIGNLFKRIVLSVSEFCSFCHNSGSKCLNAPCLRFSWPDASDDHLERVSHILADMICPILLDTVIKGDPRVSSANIAWISPDTMSWIRSPSKSQRGELALDIVLEKEAVKQRGDAWRILMDSCLPVIHLIDTTRSIPYAIKQVQELIGISCAFEQAVKRLSTSVTMVTKGVLKDHLVLLANSMTCAGNLVGFNAGGIKALSRSLNVQIPFTEATLFTPRKCFERAAEKCHVDSLSSIVASCSWGKHVAVGTGSRFEVLLNTRNVEWNIPDTRDVYSFLHLVRSTSAQEVEGTSCLGAEVDELEEDEDMGLYLSPNRDSGSEMPTFEDRAEFDYNENLDEGKPSGSAWEKASSESVKSGGSWDIAGKTQNGAEKGVNQSDSWSAWGKKVDESNPQQSGVTEQSESSSAWGKKSERDGGSSWGQKVDDAGKSLCQSGNEVQSGSLSSWGKNVEKDGGSWGKKVETHQSGKEEESGSLSSWAKKGETDGGSSWGKKGETDGGSSWGKKVDKDGGSSWGKKVDKDGGSSWGKKVDKDGGSWGKKVETENSPQLSGKEEQSGSRSSWGKQVEKDGGSSWGKKIDEPEKNLHQSGNGEQSGSLSSWGKVEKDGGSWGKKIESHQSGKGEESGSLSSWGKKVETDGGSSWGKKVDKDSSSWGKKVDKDGGSWGKTIETENTPQLSGKVEQSGSLSSWGKKVEKDGGSSWGKKVDEPESNTHQSGSGEQSGSWSSWGKKVEKDAGSCDGPKQSNSESSWGKAPNGDGLGSATDEGNKRLDQSVNDWSSSVSRDGQLNESTHDDSTKNGGWNSSTVGGWDSQKVGVEESDKQPQWGQRRRNAKGDFKENSRGWGSASGGEWKNNRPVRSADDSNRGVHFTATRQKIDLFTAEEQEILSDVDPIMLKVRKIMHGTGINDGDPLSADDQSYIIDTVLNYHPDKAVKMGAGLDYITVSKHTNFQDTRCFYVVSTDGAKQDFSTRKCLENFVRSKYPDKAESFNEKYFKKPPPPRVPKIASPAPSVG, encoded by the exons ATGGAGGAAAGTCTGTCATCGAAAGTATCGGATGGGATTGTTAAACGGATCAAATTTGGTTTGGCTACACCACAGGAAATA TGTAAATCCTCTATTAGCGATTGCCCGATTACCCATCCGAGCCTACTTTTAAATCCTTTCCTTGGTCTGCCTCTCGAAGCTGGCAGATGTGAATCCTGTGGTACTGCGGAGCCTGGCCAGTGTGAAG GTCATTTTGGATACATTGAGTTGCCCATTCCTATTTATCACCCTGACCATGTCAGTGAGTTGAAAAAGATGCTAAGCCTGCTTTGCTTGAAGTGCTTAAAGATGAAAAACAGAAAG TTTCAGGTCAAGAATGCTGGTGTTCTTGAACGAATGTTGTCCTCATGTTGTGAG GATGTCGCACAAGTCTCAGTAAATGAGGGCAAAACCTCAGATGGTGCTTCCTATTTGGAGTTGAAAGTACCAAAAAATGCTGCAAAACTTCAAGAGTGGAACTTCTTGGAGAAATATGGCTACCGCTACGGTGACGGTTATTCTCGACCTTTGCTTCCTTCCGAG GTTCTTGCTATTTTGAGAAGAATTCGGGAAGATACGAGAAAAAAGCTATCAGCTAAAGGCTATTTCCCACAGGAGGGATACATCCTGCAATACTTACCTGTACCTCCTAACTGTTTGTCTGTGCCTGATATATCTGATGGGAATAACATCATGTCTTCG GATCACTCTATAACAATGCTCAGGAAGGTGCTGAGGCAAATTGACATAATTAAAAGTTCAAGATCTGGTACACCTAATTTTGAGGCTCATGAAGTGGAGGCAAATGATTTACAAGCAGCAATTGTCCAGTATCTCCAATTTAGGGGGACAGGCAAG GCATCTCGTGATGTTGATAAACGTTTTGGAATACACAAGGAAGCAGTTGATACCACCACTAAAGCCTGGCTAGAGAAGATGAAGACCTTGTTTATCAGAAAGGGGTCTGGTTTCTCATCTCGAAGTGTCATAACTGGTGACCCATACAAAGGGGTGGGTGAGATTGGTTTGCCATGTGAAATTGCTCAGAAAATCACTTTTGAGGAGAGAGTAAGTCAGCACAATATGGCATACTTACAGAAATTGGTAGATGAAAAGCTTTGTTTAACCTATAAAGATGGGTCAAGTACTTATTCTTTGAGAGAAGGGTCAAAGGGGCATACATTTCTACGACCTGGGCAAATAGTGCATAGGAGGATAATGGATGGTGATATTGTTTTCATTAACAGGCCACCCACAACACATAAGCACTCCCTCCAAGCCTTATCAGTGTATGTCCATGATGATCACACTGTGAAGATCAACCCACTTATGTGCGGCCCCCTTAGTGCTGATTTTGATGGGGACTGCATTCATTTGTTTTACCCTCAGTCCCTTTCTGCCAAAGCAGAGGTTGTGGAGCTTTTTGCCGTAGGGAAACAGTTACTGAGTTCTCACACCGGTAACTTCAATTTGCAGCTTGCCACCGACTCATTGCTGTCGTTGAAGTTAATGTTCTCAAATTACTTCTTTGATAAAGCAGCTGCCCAACAGTTAGCAATGTTTCTTCCGATGGCCTTACCTGATTCTGCTGTAGTAGATGTTCGTAAATCTGGTGCCATGTGGACGACCTTGCAGATCTTGGGGGCTGCTTTACCGGATGGCTTTGATAGTTGTGGGGAGACGCACACGATTGGAAAAAGTCAGTTCCTTGGAATAGATTACAACAGAGACTTGATTTCATCAATTCTGAATGATGTTATCACATCTATCTATTTTATGAAGGGTCCTAATGATGTATTGAAGTTCTTTAATTCTTTACAGCCTCTTTTAATGGAAAATTTGTGCACAGAAGGTTTTAGTATTAGTCTCCGAGATTTCTACATGTCAAAGGCTGTTAGGGATGGTATCCAGGAAAGAATTCAGTGCATGTCCAAGTTGCTACATAATTTGCGGTCATCCTATAATGAGTCCGTAGAAGTACAATTGGAGCATCACTTGCGTAACGAGAAACTTCCAGTTATTGACTTTGTGCTCAAGTCGTCTGGCATGGGTGTTCTAATTGATTCCAAGAGTGAATCTGCCTTTAATAAGGTGGTTCAGCAAATTGGTTTCTTAGGCTTGCAAATATCAGATAGGGGCAAATTTTACACAAAGACACTGGTGTATGACATGGCTCGACTGTTTCAGAAGAAGTATCCTTCTGTTGGTACTAACCCTTCCGAGGAATTTGGGTTGGTTAGAAGTTGTCTGTTCTACGGGTTGGACCCTTACCAGGAGATGATTCATTCGATCTCCAGTAGAGAAGTGATTGTCCGCTCAACCAGGGGATTAACCGAACCTGGGACATTGTTCAAGAATTTGATGGCCATTCTCCGCGATGTAGTCATTTGTTATGACGGGACTGTTAGGAACGTTTCCAGCAACTCAATTATTCAGTTTGAATATGGGGCTAGCGGTGGGTCAAATTTACCAAGTGAATTTTGTGCTGGTGATCCAGTTGGAGTGTTGGCTGCAACTGCTATGTCCAATCCTGCATACAAGGCAGTTCTTGATTCATCTCCAAGCAGTAATTCCTCCTGGGAGATGATGAAG GAGATACTGCTTTGTGGAGTGAGCTTCAAGAATGATGTTTCTGACCGTCGAGTAATCCTTTATCTGAATGATTGTGGATGCCGTAGAGGGTACTGCAGAGAAAAAGCGGCGTACGTTGTCAAGAATCATTTGAGTAAAGTATGTCTTAAGGATGCTGCTGACGAGTTCTTGATAGA ATACGCAGGCCAACAAGCAGGATATGAGAATTCTGAAACAGGGACAGGCCTCATTGGTCATATTCGTCTCAACCAG GGGCAGCTGGAAAATTTGGGAATCAGTGTTCTTGAGGTTCATGAAAGATGCCAAGAAAATATCAGTTCATtccagaagaaaaagaaaattggcAATCTTTTCAAGAGAATAGTTTTGTCAGTGAG TGAATTTTGTTCGTTTTGCCACAATTCTGGAAGTAAGTGTTTGAATGCACCATGTTTGAGGTTCTCTTGGCCAGATGCGAGTGATGATCACTTGGAGAGGGTTTCTCATATTCTTGCTGATATGATATGTCCAATATTGTTGGATACAGTTATCAAAG GTGATCCAAGGGTTTCAAGTGCAAATATAGCGTGGATTTCTCCTGACACAATGTCTTGGATTAGGAGCCCTTCCAAGAGTCAAAGAGGTGAATTAGCTCTGGATATTGTTCTTGAGAAAGAAGCTGTTAAGCAAAGGGGAGATGCTTGGAGGATTCTCATGGATTCCTGTCTTCCTGTCATCCATCTGATAGACACTACGCGTTCCATCCCATATGCAATAAAGCAAGTCCAAGAACTGATTGGAATTTCTTGTGCCTTTGAGCAAGCTGTTAAG CGCCTATCAACGTCAGTTACAATGGTCACAAAGGGTGTTCTCAAAGACCACCTAGTTCTATTGGCTAATAGCATGACATGTGCAGGAAATCTGGTTGGTTTCAATGCTGGTGGAATAAAAGCATTATCTCGATCATTAAATGTGCAGATACCATTTACAGAAGCAACACTATTT ACCCCAAGAAAATGCTTTGAGAGGGCTGCTGAAAAGTGCCATGTTGATTCTTTGTCAAGCATTGTGGCTTCTTGCTCCTGGGGAAAGCATGTGGCAGTTGGTACGGGATCTCGATTTGAAGTCCTCTTGAACACAAGAAAT GTTGAATGGAATATACCAGATACACGTGATGTTTATAGCTTCCTACACTTGGTGAGGAGCACCTCTGCTCAAGAAGTTGAAGGTACCAGTTGTCTTGGTGCAGAAGTTGATGAACTAGAGGAAGATGAAGATATGGGGTTATACTTGTCTCCCAATCGGGACTCTGGTTCTGAAATGCCCACTTTTGAAGATAGAGCTGAATTTGATTATAATGAAAACTTAGATGAAGGAAAGCCAAGTGGCTCTGCATGGGAGAAGGCCTCATCTGAGAGTGTCAAATCTGGTGGTAGCTGGGACATTGCTGGCAAAACCCAAAATGGCGCTGAAAAGGGTGTCAATCAGTCAGATTCCTGGTCTGCTTGGGGTAAAAAGGTTGATGAAAGTAATCCTCAGCAATCTGGGGTTACAGAGCAGTCAGAATCATCGTCAGCATGGGGGAAAAAATCGGAAAGAGATGGTGGTTCTTCTTGGGGGCAAAAGGTTGATGACGCTGGGAAAAGCCTTTGCCAATCTGGGAACGAGGTGCAGTCAGGATCTTTGTCCTCCTGGGGTAAAAATGTGGAAAAAGACGGTGGTTCTTGGGGTAAAAAGGTTGAGACTCACCAATCTGGGAAGGAAGAGGAGTCAGGATCTTTATCCTCCTGGGCGAAAAAGGGGGAAACAGATGGTGGTTCTTCTTGGGGGAAAAAGGGGGAAACAGATGGTGGTTCTTCTTGGGGGAAAAAGGTGGATAAAGATGGTGGTTCTTCTTGGGGGAAAAAGGTGGATAAAGATGGTGGTTCTTCTTGGGGGAAAAAGGTGGATAAAGATGGTGGTTCTTGGGGGAAAAAGGTTGAAACTGAGAATAGCCCTCAACTATCTGGGAAAGAAGAGCAGTCAGGATCTCGGTCCTCATGGGGGAAACAGGTGGAAAAAGATGGTGGGTCTTCTTGGGGGAAAAAGATTGATGAACCTGAGAAAAACCTGCACCAGTCTGGGAATGGAGAGCAGTCAGGTTCTTTATCCTCATGGGGGAAGGTGGAAAAAGATGGTGGGTCTTGGGGTAAAAAGATTGAGAGTCACCAATCTGGGAAGGGAGAGGAGTCAGGATCTTTATCCTCATGGGGAAAAAAAGTGGAAACAGATGGTGGTTCTTCTTGGGGGAAAAAGGTGGATAAAGACTCTAGTTCGTGGGGGAAAAAGGTGGATAAAGATGGTGGTTCTTGGGGAAAAACAATTGAAACTGAGAATACCCCTCAACTATCTGGGAAAGTAGAGCAGTCAGGATCTTTGTCCTCATGGGGGAAAAAGGTGGAAAAAGATGGTGGGTCTTCTTGGGGGAAAAAGGTTGATGAACCTGAGAGTAACACGCACCAGTCTGGGAGTGGAGAGCAGTCAGGATCTTGGTCCTCATGGGGGAAGAAGGTGGAAAAAGATGCTGGTTCTTGCGATGGGCCTAAACAGTCAAATTCTGAGTCGTCTTGGGGAAAAGCTCCTAATGGCGATGGGTTAGGTTCAGCGACTGATGAAGGCAATAAAAGGCTTGACCAGTCAGTTAATGATTGGAGCTCTAGTGTAAGTAGAGATGGACAGTTAAATGAATCAACACATGACGACTCTACAAAAAATGGTGGTTGGAATTCTTCAACCGTTGGTGGTTGGGACTCTCAGAAGGTTGGCGTTGAAGAGAGCGATAAGCAACCTCAATGGGGTCAGCGCAGACGTAATGCAAAAGGAGATTTTAAGGAAAATTCGCGAGGTTGGGGCTCTGCTAGTGGTGGAGAGTGGAAGAACAACCGGCCTGTAAGATCAGCTGATGACTCCAATAGAGGTGTACATTTTACAGCAACAAGGCAAAAGATTGATCTTTTCACAGCAGAGGAACAAGAAATACTTTCAGATGTTGATCCTATCATGCTGAAAGTCAGAAAGATAATGCATGGGACAGG GATCAATGATGGTGACCCCTTATCTGCTGATGACCAGTCATATATTATTGACACGGTTCTCAATTACCACCCGGATAAAGCTGTCAAGATGGGAGCCGGTCTTGATTATATTACG GTGAGCAAACATACAAACTTCCAGGATACTAGATGCTTCTACGTCGTCTCTACTGATGGTGCCAAGCAAGATTTCTCCACCCGGAAATGTCTGGAGAACTTTGTCAGATCAAAATATCCTGATAAGGCTGAGAGTTTCAATGAAAAGTACTTCAAGAAGCCGCCTCCACCTCGTGTCCCCAAGATTGCTTCTCCAGCACCATCAGTTGGTTGA